One segment of Erigeron canadensis isolate Cc75 chromosome 2, C_canadensis_v1, whole genome shotgun sequence DNA contains the following:
- the LOC122587752 gene encoding uncharacterized protein LOC122587752: MGNTSLIHSIHRQDDRTLDAQDSDINRRRRDDDRNNCNRGGNHDTIHEYNNFMKCKPNIFKGGHSPVANRRWIMHMEVVFESCDCPENKKVLFASRMFEDGALDWWNTRRTILGSAYISSMTWQSFVGLFEREYCTARDLEVLEQSFLTLKKGDKSVEEYAKLFIEKMTFCPHLCATEAATVTRFVNGLPAEYRGFCKGKTTLSLAVDEAKRVEYDLGSKVRKDGNSGFKRSNDRSSGSNKRFKGNSSNSNNYKQLGSWCVQCKSKHTGPCFLSTMSCSRCTGMGHLAKDCTTEPRCHYYDEVVSGTFIVNSSLANVLFDSGANRSFVSTLFAPKLGKFTRLLDKPIEVEIVNGRTSMVRDGFFDCSVEIEGRSFSIDLLPTTAASFDIVVGMDWMSKNGAVTLCSKKIVRITTPDGSVVSVYGDKEKGSVKIISLVKALRCIRQTKDHSGHFLAYVIDLRKANPSIAGIDVVAEFPDVFPDDLPGLPPDREVEFHIDLIPGATLVAKAPYRLAPTKMKELMSQLQELLDKGFICPSSSPWGAPILFGASYFSKIDLRSGYHQLKVDGESVAKTAFRIRYGHYEFLVMPFGLINAPAAFMDLMNRVCRPYLDHFVIVFIDDILIYSKSIEEHRKHLRTVLEGE; this comes from the exons ATGGGTAATACTTCTTTGATTCACTCTATTCATCGACAGGATGACAGGACACTTGATGCTCAAGATAGTGATATTAACAGGAGGCGTAGGGATGATGACAGAAATAATTGTAATCGTGGCGGTAACCATGAtacaattcatgagtataataATTTCATGAAATGCAAGCCGAATATTTTCAAGGGTGGTCACAGTCCGGTGGCCAATAGACGTTGGATTATGCATATGGAAGTGGTATTTGAATCTTGTGATTGCCCAGAGAATAAGAAAGTGTTGTTTGCCTCGAGAATGTTTGAGGATGGTGCTTTGGATTGGTGGAATACTCGTCGCACTATTTTGGGCTCAGCTTACATTTCTAGTATGACTTGGCAGTCTTTTGTTGGGTTATTTGAGAGGGAGTATTGCACTGCCAGGGACTTGGAGGTGTTGGAGCAGTCGTTCTTGACTCTCAAAAAGGGGGATAAATCTGTGGAAGAGTATGCTAAGTTGTTTATTGAGAAAATGACATTTTGTCCACATTTGTGCGCTACTGAAGCAGCTACTGTTACTCGTTTTGTGAATGGGCTCCCAGCTGAGTATCGTGGGTTTTGTAAGGGTAAGACTACATTGAGTTTGGCTGTTGATGAGGCCAAGCGTGTGGAGTATGATTTGGGGTCCAAGGTTAGGAAGGATGGTAATTCTGGCTTCAAAAGGAGCAATGATAGGTCTTCAGGGTCCAATAAAAGGTTTAAGGGTAATTCTTCTAATAGCAACAATTATAAACAGTTGGGAAGTTGGTGCGTACAGTGCAAATCGAAGCATACTGGTCCGTGTTTTCTTAGTACTATGAGTTGTAGCAGGTGTACCGGTATGGGACATCTTGCTAAGGATTGTACAACCGAGCCTCGTTGTCATTATT ATGATGAGGTAGTTAGTGGTACATTTATTGTTAATTCTTCTCTTGCTAATGTGTTATTTGATTCTGGTGCAAATAGATCTTTTGTGTCTACTTTATTTGCTCCTAAGCTTGGTAAATTCACTCGCCTGTTAGATAAACCTATTGAGGTTGAGATAGTTAATGGTCGTACTTCTATGGTTCGTGATGGGTTCTTTGATTGTTCTGTAGAGATAGAGGGTCGTTCTTTTTCTATTGACTTGTTGCCTACTACTGCAGCTAGCTTTGATATTGTTGTGGGTATGGATTGGATGTCTAAGAATGGCGCTGTTACTCTCTGTTCTAAGAAGATTGTACGTATCACTACTCCCGATGGTAGTGTGGTTTCAGTTTATGGTGATAAAGAAAAGGGCAGTGTGAAGATTATTTCTCTTGTGAAAGCTCTTAGGTGTATCCGACAGACTAAGGATCATTCTGGTCATTTTCTAGCTTATGTGATTGATTTACGAAAGGCTAATCCTTCTATTGCTGGTATTGATGTTGTAGCTGAGTTTCCTGATGTCTTTCCAGATGATCTTCCTGGTCTTCCTCCTGATAGGGAAGTAGAGTTTCATATTGATCTTATTCCTGGTGCTACCCTTGTTGCTAAAGCACCTTATCGTCTCGCTCCTACTAAGATGAAGGAGTTGATGTCTCAGCTACAAGAGTTGCTTGATAAGGGGTTTATTTGTCCGAGTTCCTCACCTTGGGGTGCTCCTATTCTGTTT GGTGCTTCTTATTTTTCTAAGATTGATTTGCGGTCTGGTTATCATCAGTTGAAAGTGGATGGAGAAAGTGTTGCTAAAACAGCTTTTCGTATTCGTTATGGGCATTATGAGTTTTTGGTCATGCCTTTTGGATTGATTAATGCTCCAGCTgctttcatggatctcatgaatcGTGTTTGTCGGCCTTATCTTGATCATTTTGTCATTGTTTTCATCGATGACATTCTTATTTACTCTAAATCTATTGAAGAGCATCGTAAGCACTTGAGGACTGTTCTTGAGGGAGAATAA